Part of the Tetragenococcus koreensis genome, CAAAAGTAGAGTATTTCCCTAAAATAAAGCCTAATACAGATTATTCTGACAATAAAAAACGTTATTGATTGTAATTTACCTATTTATTAAAATGTGAAAAAATAAAATGAAACAATTACCTTTTGTATTACTGATACCAGGTCATTTGTAAACGTTATTAAATAAAAGATAAAATAGTGTTTTTATCAAACCTTCGTTTTTTTAATCAATAAATTTCACAAAAAAATTTTTCTAGCATGAATAAATCGCGATGTTGAAAGTCCTTGTCTTACAAGGATTAACGATTGTAATAAAAAAGAAATCGGAAGGTAAAACCCTATGAAATGAGGATTTGGCCTTTCCGATTTCTATTTTTTTAGAATTTCACGGTATAAATGAAAATAGAAAAAAGAATCATAAGAAAAGCCGACAAATCGAGCGATTTCCACTATAATAGTAGTAACGACAAAACTAAATAGGAGGCTTTTCTTATGAATTCTGAAACTATTGTACCATACAATATCAACTTATTTGAAGATTTTGATTGCGGACCGCTTCAAGAGTTTGAAGCTCTATTAAATCAGATCCCTTACCAGCACTTGATCCAGGAATTAGATGACCGACGTGCGAGCGGACGCGATGATTGGCCGAACGACGCGATGTTTCGCTGCTGGATTGCGATGTTTGTCTTCCATCATCAAGGGCCCACGGAGTTAATCAATGAACTTGAGCGGAATCCTTTTTTACGTCATGCTTGTCATCTTGAACCACGCTACAATCGAAAAAACGGCCGCAAAAGTTTAGCTCCTAGTCCTTCAGCTTTCACACGATTTCAAAGGCGACTGATCG contains:
- a CDS encoding transposase, which translates into the protein MNSETIVPYNINLFEDFDCGPLQEFEALLNQIPYQHLIQELDDRRASGRDDWPNDAMFRCWIAMFVFHHQGPTELINELERNPFLRHACHLEPRYNRKNGRKSLAPSPSAFTRFQRRLIDVQDLLDALFAHMTEELQEALSDLGESLALDGKIIEAYAQRPPKKKKCEGAEITMPIIPKSLIPLRQKKGKSKQNPLGFMVIACI